One part of the Streptomyces lydicus genome encodes these proteins:
- the murC gene encoding UDP-N-acetylmuramate--L-alanine ligase — protein MASAVPASMDRPHFIGIGGAGMSGIAKILAQRGARVAGSDAKDSATAEALRALGATVHIGHAAEHLAADATSVVVSSAIRPDNPELAAAQERGIPVVHRSDALASLMDGLRPIAVAGTHGKTTTTSMLAVSLGALGLKPSYAIGGDLDAPGSNAEHGDGDIFVAEADESDRSFHKYAPEVAIILNVELDHHANYASMDEIYESFETFVGRVRPGGTLVISADHPGARELTERISGRHDIEVVTYGEAKDADVRILKVNPRGLTSDVTVTLTSGKILTFTVSVPGRHYASNAVAALAAGVALDLPPHNLASALGKYTGVKRRLQLKGEAAGVQVIDSYAHHPTEMTADLEAIRGAAEDARVLVVFQPHLFSRTQELGAEMGQALALADASVVLDIYPAREDPIPGVTSELIIDAARAAGATVTAVSDQARIPDVIAGMAGPGDLVLTMGAGDVTDLGPAILTRLGS, from the coding sequence ATGGCATCCGCCGTCCCAGCCTCGATGGACCGGCCGCACTTCATCGGCATCGGTGGAGCCGGCATGTCGGGCATCGCCAAGATCCTCGCGCAGCGCGGTGCCCGGGTGGCGGGCAGCGACGCCAAGGACTCCGCGACCGCCGAGGCCCTGCGCGCCCTGGGCGCCACGGTCCACATCGGCCACGCCGCCGAGCACCTCGCCGCCGACGCCACCAGCGTCGTGGTCTCCTCCGCGATCCGCCCGGACAACCCGGAGCTGGCCGCCGCCCAGGAGCGCGGCATCCCGGTCGTGCACCGCTCCGACGCCCTCGCCTCCCTCATGGACGGCCTGCGGCCCATCGCGGTGGCGGGCACCCACGGCAAGACGACCACGACGTCCATGCTCGCCGTCTCCCTCGGCGCCCTCGGCCTCAAGCCGTCGTACGCCATCGGCGGTGACCTCGACGCACCGGGCTCCAACGCCGAGCACGGCGACGGCGACATCTTCGTCGCCGAGGCCGACGAGAGCGACCGCAGCTTCCACAAGTACGCCCCCGAGGTCGCGATCATCCTCAACGTGGAGCTGGACCACCACGCCAACTACGCCTCGATGGACGAGATCTACGAGTCCTTCGAGACCTTCGTCGGCCGCGTCCGTCCCGGCGGCACCCTGGTCATCTCCGCCGACCACCCCGGCGCCCGCGAGCTGACCGAGCGGATCTCCGGCCGCCACGACATCGAGGTCGTCACCTACGGCGAGGCCAAGGACGCCGACGTGCGCATCCTCAAGGTCAACCCCCGCGGCCTGACCAGCGATGTCACGGTCACGCTCACCAGCGGCAAGATCCTCACCTTCACGGTCTCCGTCCCCGGCCGGCACTACGCGAGCAATGCCGTCGCCGCCCTGGCCGCCGGCGTCGCCCTGGACCTGCCGCCGCACAACCTCGCCTCCGCGCTCGGCAAGTACACCGGCGTCAAGCGCCGCCTCCAGCTCAAGGGCGAGGCGGCCGGCGTCCAGGTCATCGACTCCTACGCCCACCACCCCACGGAGATGACCGCCGACCTGGAGGCCATCCGCGGCGCCGCGGAGGACGCCCGGGTGCTGGTCGTCTTCCAGCCGCACCTGTTCTCCCGCACCCAGGAGCTGGGCGCGGAGATGGGCCAGGCGCTCGCCCTCGCCGACGCCTCCGTGGTCCTGGACATCTATCCGGCCCGTGAGGACCCGATCCCGGGCGTCACCAGCGAGCTGATCATCGACGCGGCGCGCGCCGCCGGCGCCACCGTCACGGCCGTGAGCGACCAGGCCCGCATCCCGGACGTGATCGCCGGAATGGCCGGACCCGGTGACCTTGTTCTCACCATGGGCGCGGGCGATGTGACCGACCTCGGCCCCGCCATCCTGACCCGCCTGGGCAGCTGA
- a CDS encoding pyrimidine reductase family protein, producing the protein MRRLFPLPAQPASAPGGSNSEVTAAGPADREWTLTELADAYAYPAPDDPALSGQAGWLRANMVSSVDGAAHHEGRSQPLSCAADMRIFGVLRGLADAVVVGAETVRKEGYRPARAREAFAARRAAAGQGPAPAIAVVTAGLGLDFTLPLFTEPLVPTVVLTGAGASADRVAAARAAGVEVVFAGEGLGVDPARVAGVLAERGHTRLLTEGGPMLLGQFAAAGALDEMCLTLAPVVAVGAAPRIMNGPAVPVPERFALASVLEDAGFLFTRYRRS; encoded by the coding sequence ATGCGACGCCTGTTCCCCCTTCCCGCCCAGCCCGCGTCCGCCCCCGGCGGCAGCAACTCCGAGGTCACGGCCGCCGGCCCCGCCGACCGGGAGTGGACGCTCACGGAGCTGGCCGACGCGTACGCGTATCCGGCGCCGGACGACCCGGCGCTCTCGGGGCAGGCCGGATGGCTGCGGGCCAACATGGTGTCCTCCGTCGACGGCGCGGCCCACCACGAGGGCCGCTCGCAGCCGCTGTCCTGCGCCGCCGACATGCGGATCTTCGGGGTGCTGCGCGGACTCGCGGACGCGGTGGTCGTGGGCGCCGAAACGGTCCGCAAGGAGGGCTACCGGCCGGCCCGCGCCCGGGAGGCGTTCGCCGCGCGCCGGGCCGCCGCCGGACAGGGCCCGGCCCCGGCCATCGCCGTGGTCACCGCGGGCCTGGGGCTGGACTTCACGCTGCCGCTGTTCACCGAGCCGCTGGTGCCCACCGTCGTCCTGACCGGTGCGGGCGCGTCGGCGGACCGGGTGGCCGCGGCCCGGGCGGCGGGCGTCGAGGTGGTGTTCGCCGGCGAGGGGCTGGGCGTCGACCCGGCCCGGGTAGCCGGGGTGCTGGCCGAGCGCGGGCACACCCGGTTGCTCACCGAGGGCGGACCGATGCTGCTGGGGCAGTTCGCGGCGGCCGGCGCGCTGGACGAGATGTGTCTGACGCTGGCTCCGGTGGTCGCGGTGGGCGCGGCGCCGAGGATCATGAACGGGCCCGCCGTCCCGGTTCCCGAACGATTCGCTCTGGCGTCCGTATTGGAGGACGCCGGGTTCCTGTTCACTCGTTACCGTCGGTCCTGA
- the zapE gene encoding cell division protein ZapE, with amino-acid sequence MSPSQPASPQPDPIAGSPAAGEDTVPAALTARAPHVPSDRLVAEMVPPPRFQGARFDTYIPDAAQPSQAEAVQVLSDFADTIEAGASAGTAKRRWFAKKPAAPKGPRGVYLDGGYGVGKTHLLASLWHAAPAPAERKAFGTFVELTNLVGALGFQQTVRTLSEHRLLCIDEFELDDPGDTVLVSTLLGKLVDAGVALAATSNTLPGKLGEGRFAAADFLREIQGLSAHFRPLRIDGEDYRHRGLPEAPAPYDDETVTRTAYRTPGASLDDFPSLLEHLSRVHPSRYGAMCDGIDAVCLTDVQAVPDQSTALRLVVLADRLYDREVPVLTSGKPFDELFSEEMLRGGYRKKYFRAISRLTALARDAKPLVESAV; translated from the coding sequence GTGTCACCTTCCCAGCCCGCTTCCCCGCAGCCCGACCCGATAGCCGGATCCCCGGCCGCCGGGGAGGACACCGTGCCCGCCGCGCTCACCGCCCGCGCCCCGCACGTCCCGTCCGACCGCCTGGTCGCCGAGATGGTGCCGCCGCCGCGCTTCCAGGGCGCCCGCTTCGACACCTACATCCCGGACGCCGCGCAGCCCAGCCAGGCCGAGGCCGTCCAGGTCCTGAGCGACTTCGCGGACACCATCGAGGCGGGGGCGTCCGCCGGCACCGCCAAGCGCCGCTGGTTCGCCAAGAAGCCGGCGGCCCCCAAGGGCCCGCGCGGCGTCTATCTGGACGGCGGCTACGGCGTCGGCAAGACCCACCTGCTCGCCTCCCTGTGGCACGCCGCCCCCGCCCCGGCCGAGCGGAAGGCGTTCGGCACCTTCGTCGAGCTGACGAACCTGGTCGGCGCGCTCGGATTCCAGCAGACCGTCCGCACGCTCAGCGAGCACAGGCTGCTGTGCATCGACGAGTTCGAGCTGGACGACCCCGGCGACACGGTGCTGGTCTCCACCCTGCTCGGCAAGCTGGTCGACGCCGGGGTGGCGCTGGCCGCCACCTCCAACACCCTGCCCGGCAAGCTCGGCGAGGGCCGGTTCGCCGCCGCCGACTTCCTGCGCGAGATCCAGGGCCTGAGCGCGCACTTCCGCCCGCTGCGCATCGACGGCGAGGACTACCGCCACCGCGGCCTGCCCGAGGCGCCCGCCCCGTACGACGACGAGACCGTCACCCGCACCGCGTACCGCACCCCCGGTGCCTCGCTCGACGACTTCCCCTCTCTCCTGGAGCACCTGTCGAGGGTGCATCCCAGCCGCTACGGCGCCATGTGCGACGGCATCGACGCGGTCTGCCTCACCGACGTCCAGGCGGTACCCGACCAGTCGACCGCGCTGCGGCTGGTGGTCCTCGCGGACCGGCTCTACGACCGCGAGGTGCCCGTCCTGACCTCCGGCAAGCCGTTCGACGAGCTGTTCAGCGAGGAGATGCTGCGCGGCGGGTACCGCAAGAAGTACTTCCGGGCGATCTCCCGGCTGACGGCCCTGGCCCGCGACGCCAAGCCGCTGGTCGAGAGCGCCGTCTAG
- a CDS encoding sensor histidine kinase — protein sequence MTEEDVTAHSLTPVLRVLRSCLHLMVAALLTLASVRAVVDDAPHAAAVPLTAAVLFAVYAVGPRLPRLRTSTGAAALWLAAVALVWLVLLALTPDGVWLAFPLFFVQLHLLPLRWALPAVVATTLAAIAGFAWHTHGLSVGTVLGPALGAAVAVAVVLGYEALYRESEQRRRLIEELTAARSELAAAEHAAGVLAERERLAREIHDTLAQGLSSIQLLLRAAERVLPQRPEAALGHVRQARTAAVDNLAEARRFVRALSPPDLETGSLPAALERLCATTARTSGLAVHCQVSGAPTPLPTPHEVALLRIAQSALANTVQHAAAARVELTLSYMDTEVALDVVDDGAGFVPADVPAPGSARAGGSGFGLAAMRARARALQGTLVVESAPGEGTAVAVTLPCAAAPATPEATS from the coding sequence GTGACCGAAGAAGACGTGACCGCCCACTCCCTGACCCCCGTCCTGCGGGTCCTGCGCAGCTGCCTGCATCTGATGGTGGCCGCGCTGCTCACGCTGGCGTCCGTCCGCGCGGTCGTGGACGACGCCCCGCACGCCGCGGCCGTGCCGCTCACCGCCGCCGTGCTGTTCGCGGTGTACGCCGTCGGCCCCCGGCTGCCCCGCCTGCGCACCTCCACCGGTGCCGCCGCGCTCTGGCTGGCCGCGGTGGCCCTCGTCTGGCTGGTGCTGCTCGCGCTGACCCCGGACGGCGTCTGGCTGGCCTTCCCGCTCTTCTTCGTCCAGCTGCACCTGCTGCCGCTGCGCTGGGCGCTGCCCGCCGTCGTGGCCACCACCCTCGCCGCCATCGCCGGTTTCGCCTGGCACACCCACGGCCTCAGCGTCGGTACCGTCCTCGGCCCCGCCCTCGGCGCGGCCGTCGCGGTGGCCGTCGTCCTGGGCTACGAGGCCCTCTACCGGGAGAGCGAACAGCGCCGCCGCCTCATCGAGGAGCTGACCGCGGCCCGCAGCGAACTGGCCGCCGCGGAACACGCCGCCGGTGTGCTCGCCGAGCGCGAGCGGCTGGCCCGCGAGATCCACGACACCCTCGCCCAGGGCCTGTCCAGCATCCAGCTGCTGCTGCGGGCCGCCGAACGGGTCCTGCCGCAGCGTCCCGAGGCGGCCCTCGGCCACGTCCGGCAGGCCCGTACGGCCGCCGTCGACAACCTCGCCGAGGCACGCCGGTTCGTCCGCGCGCTGAGCCCGCCCGACCTGGAGACGGGGTCGCTGCCCGCCGCCCTGGAGCGGCTGTGCGCCACCACCGCCCGTACCTCCGGCCTCGCCGTGCACTGCCAGGTGTCCGGCGCGCCGACCCCCCTGCCCACCCCGCACGAGGTCGCCCTGCTGCGCATCGCCCAGTCCGCGCTCGCCAACACCGTCCAGCACGCCGCGGCCGCCCGCGTCGAGCTGACCCTCAGCTACATGGACACCGAGGTCGCCCTGGACGTCGTCGACGACGGCGCCGGATTCGTCCCGGCCGACGTGCCCGCACCGGGCTCCGCACGGGCCGGCGGCAGCGGCTTCGGCCTCGCCGCGATGCGCGCCCGGGCCCGCGCCCTGCAGGGCACCCTCGTCGTCGAGTCCGCCCCGGGGGAGGGCACCGCCGTCGCCGTCACCCTGCCCTGCGCCGCGGCGCCCGCCACCCCGGAGGCCACCTCGTGA
- a CDS encoding TetR/AcrR family transcriptional regulator — MSKEVNGGPPPPGRRRRGAALEAALLDATWEELLAVGYQELTYEGVAARAHTSRTVLYRRWPHRRDLVLAALRHRTPPLPPPVPDTGALRTDVLALLGQITARLSEITPVLEVLTDSRSRGTDLDDYLAERSRGDDGGAMAELLDRAARRGETDPSRIPARVATLPVSLVAGEMLITRQAPSQAAVTAVVDDIFLPLVAHHGGTGGAADGG; from the coding sequence GTGTCTAAAGAGGTAAACGGCGGGCCACCGCCCCCGGGACGCCGCCGCAGGGGTGCCGCACTGGAAGCCGCCCTGCTCGACGCCACCTGGGAGGAGCTGCTCGCCGTCGGCTACCAGGAGCTGACCTACGAGGGCGTGGCGGCCCGCGCCCACACCAGCCGGACCGTGCTCTACCGGCGCTGGCCGCACCGCCGCGACCTGGTCCTCGCCGCGCTGCGCCACCGGACGCCGCCGCTGCCGCCGCCGGTGCCGGACACCGGGGCGCTGCGGACCGACGTCCTCGCCCTGCTCGGCCAGATCACCGCCCGCCTGTCGGAGATCACGCCCGTCCTGGAGGTGCTCACCGACAGCCGCTCCCGCGGCACCGACCTCGACGACTACCTGGCGGAGCGGTCCCGCGGCGACGACGGGGGCGCCATGGCGGAGCTGCTCGACCGCGCGGCCCGGCGCGGGGAGACCGACCCGTCCCGTATCCCCGCCCGGGTCGCCACCCTGCCGGTCTCCCTGGTGGCCGGCGAGATGCTGATCACCCGTCAAGCGCCGTCGCAGGCCGCCGTCACGGCGGTCGTCGACGACATCTTCCTGCCCCTGGTCGCCCATCACGGCGGCACCGGCGGCGCGGCGGACGGGGGCTGA
- a CDS encoding response regulator: protein MTASPVRLLLADDHPVVRAGLRAVLETEPDFEVVADVPTAERAVELAAGGGFDVVLMDLQFGGRMLGSQATAAITARPDAPRVLVLTTYDTDADILAAIEAGATGYLLKDAPPEELAAAVRTAAAGKSALAPTIALRLMDRMRTPATALSRRETEVLQLVADGLSNAAISKRLFLSQATVKSHLVHIYAKLGVASRTSAVAAATAQGLIRR from the coding sequence GTGACCGCGTCCCCCGTCCGGCTGCTGCTCGCCGACGACCACCCCGTGGTGCGCGCCGGACTGCGCGCCGTGCTGGAGACCGAACCGGACTTCGAGGTGGTCGCCGACGTGCCCACCGCGGAGCGGGCGGTCGAGCTCGCCGCCGGCGGCGGCTTCGACGTGGTCCTCATGGACCTGCAGTTCGGCGGCCGGATGCTGGGCTCCCAGGCCACCGCCGCGATCACCGCCCGCCCCGACGCGCCCCGCGTGCTGGTCCTGACCACGTACGACACCGACGCCGACATCCTCGCCGCCATCGAGGCCGGCGCCACCGGCTACCTCCTCAAGGACGCCCCGCCGGAGGAGCTCGCGGCCGCCGTGCGCACCGCCGCAGCCGGCAAGTCCGCGCTCGCGCCCACCATCGCGCTGCGCCTGATGGACCGGATGCGCACCCCCGCCACCGCCCTCTCCCGACGGGAGACCGAGGTGCTCCAGCTCGTCGCCGACGGCCTCTCGAACGCCGCGATCAGCAAGCGGCTCTTCCTCAGCCAGGCGACCGTCAAATCCCACCTTGTCCACATCTACGCGAAGCTGGGTGTGGCCTCCCGCACGTCCGCGGTCGCCGCCGCCACCGCCCAGGGGCTGATCCGCCGCTGA
- the msrB gene encoding peptide-methionine (R)-S-oxide reductase MsrB, with the protein MPYEIDKPDEQWRTELTPAEYRVLRQAGTEPAFVGEYTNTKTTGVYSCRACGAELFRSDTKFESHCGWPSFYDPKDSDAVELIEDRSHGMVRTEVRCARCGSHLGHVFEGEGYPTPTDQRYCINSISLRLTPNE; encoded by the coding sequence ATGCCGTACGAGATCGACAAGCCCGACGAGCAGTGGCGCACCGAGCTGACCCCGGCCGAGTACCGCGTACTCCGCCAGGCCGGCACCGAGCCCGCGTTCGTCGGCGAGTACACCAACACCAAGACCACCGGCGTCTACTCCTGCCGCGCCTGCGGTGCCGAACTCTTCCGCTCGGACACCAAGTTCGAGAGCCACTGCGGCTGGCCGTCCTTCTACGACCCCAAGGACAGCGACGCGGTCGAACTCATCGAGGACCGCTCCCACGGAATGGTCCGCACCGAGGTCCGCTGCGCCCGCTGCGGCTCGCACCTCGGCCACGTCTTCGAGGGCGAGGGCTACCCGACCCCGACGGACCAGCGGTACTGCATCAACTCGATCTCGCTGCGGCTGACCCCCAACGAGTGA
- a CDS encoding ABC transporter ATP-binding protein, translating into MSLELTDVTLTYPDGEARLTALDDVSLTVPAGCLTAVIGPSGSGKSSLLAVAATLIRPDRGRVVIDGTDTTGLAPAELASLRRTSVGTVFQQPNLLPSLTAAEQLQVMAHLDGRSPRKARGRARELLAAVGLEAQADRRPHQLSGGQRQRINIARALMNEPAVLLVDEPTSALDHERGAAVIELLLALTRQRATATVLVTHDHAHLDAADGITEVRDGRLGPVGAARP; encoded by the coding sequence ATGAGCCTCGAACTGACCGATGTCACCCTCACCTACCCGGACGGCGAGGCGCGGCTGACCGCGCTGGACGACGTCTCGCTGACCGTGCCCGCCGGGTGCCTGACCGCGGTGATCGGGCCGTCCGGGTCGGGGAAGTCCAGCCTGCTCGCGGTCGCCGCGACGCTGATCCGCCCGGACCGCGGGCGGGTGGTGATCGACGGCACGGACACCACGGGGCTCGCCCCCGCGGAGCTGGCCTCGCTGCGCCGCACGAGTGTCGGCACCGTCTTCCAGCAGCCGAATCTGCTGCCCTCCCTGACGGCCGCCGAGCAGCTCCAGGTGATGGCCCATCTGGACGGCCGCTCGCCCCGTAAGGCGCGCGGGCGGGCCCGGGAGCTGCTGGCGGCGGTCGGCCTGGAGGCCCAGGCGGACCGGCGGCCGCACCAGCTGTCGGGCGGCCAGCGGCAGCGGATCAACATCGCCCGGGCGCTGATGAACGAGCCCGCGGTGCTGCTGGTGGACGAGCCGACCAGCGCCCTGGACCACGAGCGCGGCGCGGCCGTCATCGAGCTGCTGCTCGCCCTGACCCGTCAGCGCGCCACCGCGACGGTGCTGGTCACCCACGACCACGCGCACCTGGACGCGGCGGACGGGATCACGGAGGTGCGGGACGGGCGGCTGGGTCCGGTGGGGGCCGCCCGTCCGTGA
- a CDS encoding indole-3-glycerol phosphate synthase: MIEKPLTPADVEFVTTLHGDDPLSFVVLMQPRGKQDVLLRAIDDVALGEFDDAVREGEEPAGAQAEAPAEVALAHTLQALRDAGAQAIGQVVEDHPLDLLRSVVDETGADEVIVLTAPHFVEEFFHRDWASRARHKVGVPVLKLFSHAADDQPQGTAGG, from the coding sequence ATGATCGAGAAGCCTCTGACGCCCGCGGACGTGGAGTTCGTGACCACCCTGCACGGTGACGACCCGCTCTCGTTCGTCGTCCTCATGCAGCCTCGCGGCAAGCAGGACGTACTGCTGAGGGCCATCGACGACGTCGCCCTCGGCGAGTTCGACGACGCCGTCAGGGAGGGCGAGGAACCGGCCGGCGCGCAGGCGGAGGCCCCCGCCGAGGTGGCGCTGGCACACACCCTGCAGGCGCTGCGCGACGCGGGCGCGCAGGCCATCGGCCAGGTGGTCGAGGACCATCCGCTGGACCTGCTGCGCTCGGTCGTCGACGAGACCGGCGCGGACGAGGTGATCGTGCTGACCGCCCCGCACTTCGTCGAGGAGTTCTTCCACCGGGACTGGGCCTCCCGCGCCCGCCACAAAGTGGGCGTCCCGGTCCTCAAACTCTTCTCGCACGCGGCGGACGACCAGCCCCAGGGGACGGCCGGGGGCTGA
- a CDS encoding ABC transporter permease translates to MFVAWRDLRFAKGRFALMGTVIVLITVLVGLLSGLTAGLGRENTSAVTGLPADHLVFSAPAGDAKVAFADSRLPEGTVRDWARVPGVRSAEPLGIATTKAGAGGRTAAVSAFGVRPGSPLAPDPRIADGAVVLSGKAATALGVRAGSRLTLGGHEVRVAAVAGTAMYSHTPVVWTSSGDWRALSGAPAKAGGAGSSVGATVLALNTTPAADLASADHRLGTKTVTLDDALEAIGSYAAEHGSLELMRGFLFAISALVIGAFFTVWTIQRSGDVAVLKALGASTGWLLRDALGQAVVLLVLGTGLGTALAAGVGGAVGGTVPFVLDPSTLLFPALIMIALGAVGAALAIRRITSVDPLTALGSAR, encoded by the coding sequence GTGTTCGTCGCCTGGAGAGACCTGAGGTTCGCCAAGGGGCGGTTCGCCCTGATGGGCACCGTGATCGTGTTGATCACGGTGTTGGTGGGATTGTTGTCCGGCCTGACGGCGGGCCTGGGCCGGGAGAACACCTCAGCCGTCACCGGGTTGCCCGCCGATCACCTGGTCTTCTCGGCGCCCGCCGGGGACGCCAAGGTCGCCTTCGCCGATTCGCGGCTGCCGGAGGGGACCGTACGGGACTGGGCGCGGGTGCCGGGCGTACGGAGCGCCGAGCCGCTGGGGATCGCGACGACGAAGGCCGGGGCCGGCGGGCGGACGGCCGCGGTGTCGGCGTTCGGGGTCCGCCCCGGGTCGCCGCTGGCGCCGGACCCGCGGATCGCCGACGGTGCCGTGGTGCTGTCCGGGAAGGCCGCCACCGCGCTCGGCGTGCGGGCCGGGTCGCGGCTCACGCTGGGCGGGCACGAGGTCCGGGTCGCGGCGGTGGCGGGCACGGCGATGTACAGCCACACCCCGGTGGTCTGGACGTCGTCCGGTGACTGGCGGGCGCTGTCGGGCGCTCCCGCGAAGGCCGGCGGTGCCGGTTCCTCCGTGGGTGCCACGGTGCTCGCCCTGAACACCACCCCGGCGGCCGATCTGGCGTCCGCCGACCACCGGCTCGGCACGAAGACCGTCACCCTCGACGACGCGCTGGAGGCCATCGGCTCGTACGCCGCCGAGCACGGCTCGCTGGAGCTGATGCGCGGGTTCCTGTTCGCGATCTCCGCGCTGGTCATCGGCGCGTTCTTCACCGTGTGGACCATCCAGCGCAGCGGTGACGTCGCCGTGTTGAAGGCGCTCGGGGCCTCGACCGGCTGGCTGCTGCGCGACGCGCTCGGCCAGGCCGTCGTCCTGCTGGTGCTCGGTACGGGCCTCGGCACCGCCCTGGCGGCGGGGGTGGGGGGTGCGGTCGGCGGCACCGTGCCGTTCGTCCTCGACCCGTCCACCCTGCTGTTCCCGGCGCTGATCATGATCGCGCTGGGCGCCGTCGGGGCCGCGCTCGCCATCCGCCGCATCACCTCCGTTGACCCGCTGACCGCCCTGGGAAGTGCCCGATGA